The following coding sequences lie in one Phaeodactylum tricornutum CCAP 1055/1 chromosome 12, whole genome shotgun sequence genomic window:
- a CDS encoding predicted protein translates to MYVEKETDWLSSRWTSFKGPSQISRIRRTGNKMDFAQDRNPTRNGSRYCQMAKIFKARQEMAKVSNGTLPKPWRLVCSYEKGIMCNTFSAVPLVTVTPSSKIRIQILKGGQKRNKRHNVWDNNVQGFQRVRVKGVVDNQQAVDRVGGGSPNKGSTITAFRRPKARCVGPTLDAIHNGERYLLDRRVASRGGLHQTTHGRDEVRRDIQMPTVQSDGHMTHLQCTLAENNFLYYICPSKTARPTISSFVVVVFLTFVGWKIINCLHESMHPQVLTIGGN, encoded by the coding sequence atgtatgtggaaaaggagacGGATTGGTTGAGCTCCAGGTGGACCAGTTTCAAAGGGCCGTCGCAGATTAGTCGTATTCGTCGTACCGGCAATAAGATGGACTTTGCGCAAGATAGGAATCCGACCCGGAACGGTTCCAGGTATTGtcaaatggccaaaatctTTAAGGCACGTCAGGAAATGGCGAAGGTATCGAATGGGACactgccgaagccttggcgtTTGGTTTGCTCCTACGAGAAGGGAATCATGTGCAATACGTTCAGTGCAGTACCTTTAGTCACCGTtacgccgtcgtcaaaaatcaGAATACAAATCCTCAAGGGTGGTCAGAagcgcaacaaacgtcaCAATGTTTGGGACAATAAtgtccaaggtttccaacgcgTGCGTGTCAAAGGAGTAGTTGACAATCAACAAGCTGTCGACCGTGTTGGCGGAGGGTCTCCAAACAAGGGTAGCACCATTACAGCGTTCCGCCGTCCGAAAGCGCGTTGTGTGGGGCCCACTCTGGATGCAATCCACAACGGCGAAAGGTACCTGCTTGATCGACGCGTTGCGTCCCGTGGCGGTTTGCACCAAACAACGCATGGAAGGGATGAAGTGCGACGTGACATCCAAATGCCAACGGTCCAGAGTGACGGACATATGACGCACTTGCAATGTACTTTGGCAGAAAATAATTTTCTATACTATATTTGTCCATCCAAgacggcaaggccaacaatttcTAGCTTCGTAGTAGTTGTGTTTCTGacttttgttggttggaaaATTATTAATTGTTTGCATGAGTCAATGCATCCCCAAGTCCTCACCATTGGAGGCAACTGA
- a CDS encoding predicted protein, giving the protein MKRNGTLRGILRRNRATVTLQTYTILFGLIFASLTISLCLTAGPQSTSTPTSSILTFFSGTSRPSSLTCKKPDDAGVITKEDAYRMSSVDYMACCGAGHRISKIADASYLARKLGYSLRSFWGYCDSVEVFDYLFGPQPLSDLVNVTDIGRFTRVNNEVGGFVKLIRKGPNKSCACSSDKDLADSEFYSGLRERFSAKAQVDDFRRRHFANVTSIGIHIRAGNGEVGDFASRGRSIHDKERWLQRIVTLILNQDWGPSILFVATDTPDLISKFRVLLRGKIPVVQFEQQHPPPGSGVFFGERGSVINDGNVCLTGWEGAFADMMLLSYSDVVLSARPSSFTQSLPLSLVLTKPKLQRRTVKAFCEVNPNATEMICYEDYHEWCCYGDTSFHLDGIQKYEYLRVPTFGFVESNLKKIQDRAQGDCIPRPGGVKQKCLPYDWSDFSITTKSVRLKNEH; this is encoded by the coding sequence ATGAAACGCAACGGGACGCTGAGGGGGATTCTTAGGCGCAACCGTGCTACTGTGACCCTCCAAACATATACCATTTTATTCGGATTGATTTTCGCGTCGTTGACAATTTCGCTTTGTCTCACTGCAGGCCCACAATCAACATCTACTCCGACGTCTTCTATTCTAACCTTCTTTTCCGGAACCAGTCGTCCATCTAGTTTGACTTGTAAAAAACCTGACGATGCAGGGGTCATAACAAAGGAAGACGCCTATCGGATGTCTTCCGTTGACTACATGGCATGTTGCGGTGCAGGTCACCGAATCTCCAAGATTGCGGACGCTAGCTACCTCGCCCGAAAACTAGGGTATAGCCTTCGCAGCTTCTGGGGATACTGTGATAGTGTGGAAGTTTTTGATTACCTTTTTGGTCCACAGCCACTCTCTGATCTTGTCAACGTGACTGACATAGGCAGATTCACCCGTGTAAACAACGAGGTTGGGGGCTTTGTTAAGCTGATTCGGAAAGGACCAAACAAAAGTTGCGCATGCTCATCTGATAAAGACCTCGCGGACTCGGAATTCTATTCTGGTCTTCGTGAGCGCTTTTCGGCGAAAGCCCAGGTGGATGActttcgacgacgacattttGCAAATGTTACAAGCATTGGAATACACATTCGAGCAGGAAATGGTGAGGTCGGAGATTTTGCCAGTAGGGGGCGCAGTATTCACGACAAAGAGAGGTGGTTACAAAGGATTGTTACCTTGATTCTCAATCAAGATTGGGGACCATCGATACTGTTTGTCGCGACGGATACTCCAGACTTGATTTCAAAATTTCGTGTCCTTCTCAGAGGCAAAATACCAGTCGTTCAGTTTGAACAGCAACATCCCCCACCAGGATCTGGCGTCTTTTTCGGGGAACGTGGCTCAGTGATCAATGATGGAAACGTTTGTCTGACAGGATGGGAAGGCGCCTTTGCAGATATGATGCTGCTGAGTTACAGTGATGTGGTTTTGTCAGCTAGACCCAGCAGCTTCACACAATCCCTTCCTCTTTCGCTAGTATTAACAAAGCCAAAACTGCAGCGACGGACTGTGAAAGCTTTTTGTGAAGTGAACCCCAACGCAACTGAGATGATATGTTACGAGGACTACCATGAATGGTGTTGCTACGGCGATACATCTTTTCACTTGGATGGTATCCAAAAATACGAATACCTGAGAGTCCCCACctttggcttcgtcgagaGCAACTTGAAAAAAATTCAAGATCGAGCACAGGGAGACTGTATTCCACGGCCCGGAGGTGTGAAGCAGAAATGCCTCCCATACGACTGGTCTGACTTTTCAATAACAACCAAGTCTGTACGACTAAAAAACGAACATTAA
- a CDS encoding predicted protein yields the protein MASQAATNTPKRTPSKVESLKTGAKCKAKAICVTNLKECSRRFGIFAKQMEVEGVVVLVKSTLNPTRNRRLNTVFARFDFGDGCTKEKTLHMKSIEIWSPLWTPPSPLETIPLVGTAIAANIPPISAQPPTDTLDSTLLGGATVAPALPPVVNSPDIPVVTKHGVDWYDDSEAILDPVASTPARKWSLTTPIGETLHPGSNEQKYMSRLDVFLLAFPPKALTSLCRNTNMALMLRGRQSTAFPELLKFFGVIILSTKFEFESRASLWSTIAPSKYISAPAFGKTGMSRDRFDNIWSCLRFGYQPTERPQAMSSEQYRWLLIDGFVEEFNKYMAEVFGPTEVICVDESISRWYGQGGHWINIGLPMYVAINRKPDNGCEIQCAACGKSGIMIRLRLVKTAEEEDRNVQEHDNGLLHGTIVLKELVYPWARNGRIVCADSYFASVGAAEEMRRIGLKFIGVVKTATKKFPLAYLQRLPFTSPNGARSGLVSRTEDGKPSMVACVWIDRERRYFISNAYGLTPGSPYIRKRWRQEDQAPNAPATQVTLEVPQPKVAEVYYNSCGKIDQHNRDRQDTLGVERKLVTHFWDKRVGLTIFSMIAVNSFRMYKELTYPKGGGETQKEFYGNLAEELIDNTLGQVNLRTPRAARTAAATASAINPSDGSPRMGTHAHLTPTKRKRKNSNHALQGNCKECMKKTKYCCSLCKDNPEKSKEQWICPTDKGKMCFSAHLQTVHEHYVC from the coding sequence ATGGCTTCCCAGGCCGCGACAAATACACCCAAGAGGACTCCAAGCAAGGTGGAAAGCCTCAAAACGGGTGCAAAGTGCAAAGCAAAGGCAATTTGTGTGACAAACTTGAAGGAATGCTCACGACGATTTGGGATTTTCGCAAAGCAAATGGAGGTTGAGGGTGTGGTTGTCTTGGTCAAAAGCACATTGAACCCAACAAGAAACCGAAGATTGAACACAGTGTTTGCAAGGTTTGATTTTGGAGATGGCTGTACAAAGGAGAAGACTCTTCACATGAAGAGTATTGAGATCTGGTCACCACTCTGGACCCCACCATCACCTTTGGAGACAATACCACTTGTGGGAACTGCCATTGCTGCCAACATCCCGCCAATTTCCGCCCAGCCTCCAACTGATACACTTGATAGCACACTTCTTGGTGGTGCAACTGTAGCTCCTGCTCTTCCACCAGTTGTCAACTCTCCAGATATCCCAGTTGTAACAAAGCATGGTGTTGATTGGTATGATGATTCAGAAGCTATATTGGATCCGGTTGCGTCAACGCCAGCCCGAAAATGGTCATTGACAACTCCCATTGGAGAAACTCTGCATCCCGGAAGCAACGAACAAAAATACATGTCGCGCTTGGATGTATTCCTGTTGGCATTCCCCCCAAAGGCACTCACAAGCCTCTGTAGGAACACAAACATGGCCCTCATGTTGAGAGGAAGACAGTCAACAGCATTTCCTGAGCTACTGAAGTTCTTTGGTGTTATAATTTTGTCAACTAAGTTTGAGTTTGAAAGCAGGGCAAGTCTGTGGTCTACTATTGCACCATCTAAATATATATCGGCACCAGCATTTGGCAAAACTGGAATGTCGCGAGATCGCTTTGACAACATCTGGTCTTGCCTTCGTTTTGGTTATCAACCAACGGAGCGTCCCCAGGCCATGTCGTCCGAGCAGTACCGTTGGTTGTTGATTGACGGTTTTGTTGAAGAGTTCAACAAATACATGGCAGAAGTTTTTGGACCAACAGAGGTCATATGTGTAGATGAATCTATCTCCCGCTGGTATGGCCAGGGTGGACATTGGATCAACATTGGATTGCCAATGTATGTTGCAATCAACCGGAAACCAGACAATGGATGCGAGATACAATGTGCGGCGTGTGGAAAGAGTGGCATCATGATTCGGCTAAGGCTAGTTAAGACAGCAGAAGAGGAAGACAGAAATGTGCAGGAGCATGACAATGGGCTCTTACATGGAACTATTGTTCTCAAGGAACTGGTCTACCCGTGGGCTCGCAATGGTAGGATTGTATGCGCAGACTCCTACTTTGCTTCAGTTGGGGCAGCAGAAGAGATGAGACGGATTGGGTTGAAATTCATAGGGGTCGTGAAGACGGCAACAAAGAAGTTCCCGTTAGCCTACCTTCAGAGATTACCGTTCACCTCTCCAAATGGTGCAAGGAGTGGTTTGGTGTCACGGACAGAGGATGGAAAGCCTTCAATGGTTGCATGTGTTTGGATTGACCGGGAGCGGCGGTACTTCATTTCAAATGCATATGGGCTGACTCCAGGTTCTCCGTACATCAGAAAACGATGGAGGCAAGAAGACCAAGCACCAAATGCACCCGCCACACAAGTAACACTAGAAGTGCCTCAGCCAAAGGTGGCTGAAGTCTACTACAATTCATGTGGAAAGATTGATCAGCATAATCGCGACCGACAGGATACACTTGGTGTGGAGCGAAAATTGGTGACCCACTTCTGGGATAAACGGGTTGGCTTGACAATTTTTTCAATGATTGCAGTGAATTCATTTCGTATGTACAAAGAGCTGACCTATCCCAAGGGAGGGGGGGAAACCCAGAAAGAGTTCTATGGTAATTTGGCAGAAGAGCTGATTGATAATACACTAGGGCAGGTCAACCTGCGCACTCCGCGAGCTGCACGGacggcagcagcaacagcttcAGCCATCAACCCATCAGATGGCTCCCCAAGAATGGGGACACATGCACATCTAACTCCAACTaagcgaaaacgaaagaatTCAAATCATGCACTACAGGGCAATTGCAAAGAGTGTatgaagaagacaaagtATTGTTGCTCCCTTTGCAAAGACAATCCAGAAAAGTCAAAAGAGCAGTGGATTTGTCCTACTGATAAAGGTAAAATGTGCTTCTCTGCGCACTTGCAAACTGTCCATGAGCACTACGTTTGTTGA
- a CDS encoding predicted protein, translating into MCFRSAVLFLLALLSSCDAQDPLHLSARPWRKYPTSPDRSHFSRSRPIPHAYGDLSAHFLDNEEIKTDRRARRWQVNLKTRNIGRLSWSSRIIWTNIATFAAQAWKPSFTQWGIKVSEKILRGEELYRLITPVFLHGGFGHIFTNMISLSRVGPDVERLFGSGRFLTTYMVSGMTGNLLSAYMSPNPGLGASGAVFGVVGAYYVFLTRNEWLLGPAGQSVTSSITQTMLFNIFLGALNPVIDNWAHLGGALGGAAMGYYFGPRLYLVELPEGGRIVMDRPIARLPRNIESIPGNLAGQIKRITRRMQVERYKTEMPTRPWQQRQQHMRQTAPNRSIKPGPVD; encoded by the coding sequence ATGTGTTTTCGGTCGGCGGTTCTGTTTCTATTGGCTCTTCTTTCCTCCTGTGACGCCCAAGATCCACTTCACCTGTCGGCAAGGCCGTGGCGAAAGTATCCAACGAGCCCCGATAGAAGCCACTTTTCCCGTTCGCGTCCAATTCCACATGCGTACGGGGACCTAAGTGCACACTTTCTGGACAACGAGGAAATCAAAACTGACCGAAGAGCACGGCGATGGCAAGTCAACCTGAAAACCAGAAATATTGGCCGGCTATCTTGGTCCAGCCGAATCATATGGACAAACATTGCGACCTTTGCTGCCCAGGCTTGGAAGCCTTCGTTTACTCAATGGGGTATAAAAGTATCCGAGAAGATTTTGCGTGGCGAAGAACTGTACAGACTTATTACTCCAGTGTTCCTACATGGCGGCTTCGGTCATATTTTTACAAATATGATTTCGCTGAGCAGAGTCGGACCAGATGTGGAGCGATTGTTTGGATCAGGACGATTTCTGACAACGTACATGGTTTCTGGAATGACAGGCAATCTTCTTTCTGCATATATGTCTCCCAACCCTGGTTTAGGCGCTAGCGGAGCCGTTTTTGGGGTCGTCGGCGCGTACTATGTTTTTTTGACCCGCAATGAGTGGTTACTTGGACCAGCGGGACAAAGCGTCACATCTAGTATTACACAAACGATGCTGTTTAATATTTTCCTGGGTGCATTGAATCCAGTTATTGATAATTGGGCTCATCTGGGCGGCGCTCTTGGTGGTGCGGCAATGGGCTACTACTTTGGACCGCGACTTTACCTAGTAGAACTTCCAGAAGGTGGACGTATAGTGATGGATCGCCCAATCGCTCGCCTTCCTAGAAACATAGAATCGATTCCCGGGAATCTGGCGGGGCAAATCAAACGAATAACACGACGGATGCAGGTTGAAAGATACAAGACAGAGATGCCGACAAGGCCTTggcaacaacgacaacaacacaTGCGACAAACGGCACCAAACCGTTCAATCAAACCTGGTCCAGTGGATTAA